The Lagopus muta isolate bLagMut1 chromosome 8, bLagMut1 primary, whole genome shotgun sequence genome contains a region encoding:
- the PDK1 gene encoding pyruvate dehydrogenase (acetyl-transferring) kinase isozyme 1, mitochondrial isoform X3, whose product MFLRQELPVRLANIMKEISLLPDNLLRTPSVQLVQSWYVQSLQEILDFKDKSSEDSGAIHSFTDTVIKIRNRHNDVIPTMAQGVIEYKESFGIDPVTSQNVQYFLDRFYMSRISIRMLLNQHSLLFGGKINPAHPKHIGSIDPSCNVVGVIRDGYESAKSLCDLYYMSSPELVLEELNIKSPGQPMQVVYVPSHLYHMVFELFKNAMRATMEHNADRCIYPPIHVHVTLGNEDLTVKMSDRGGGVPMRKIDRLFNYMYSTAPRPRVETSRATPLAGFGYGLPISRLYAQYFQGDLKLYSLEGYGTDAVIYIKALSTESVERLPVYNKSAWKHYKANHEADDWCVPSSEPKDMTTFRST is encoded by the exons CCAGACAATCTTCTCAGAACACCTTCAGTTCAGCTGGTACAGAGTTG gTATGTCCAAAGTCTTCAGGAGATCCTTGACTTTAAAGACAAAAGTTCGGAAGATTCAGGGGCTATTCACAG ttttacaGATACTGTGATAAAAATACGCAATCGACACAATGATGTAATTCCTACTATGGCTCAAGGAGTAATAGAATACAAGGAGAGCTTTGGCATTGATCCAGTGACCTCACAGAACGTGCAGTATTTTTTAGACCGCTTCTACATGAGTCGCATTTCAATTAGAATGCTGCTTAATCAACACT CTTTACTGTTTGGTGGAAAAATTAATCCAGCTCATCCAAAACACATTGGAAGCATTGATCCTAGCTGCAATGTTGTTGGAGTTATTAGAG ACGGCTATGAAAGTGCCAAGAGTCTTTGTGATTTATATTACATGAGCTCTCCGGAACTTGTCCTTGAAGAGTTGAATA ttaaatCACCAGGACAGCCCATGCAAGTGGTGTATGTACCTTCCCACCTCTATCACATGGTTTTCGAACTTTTCAAG AATGCAATGAGAGCCACCATGGAACATAATGCTGATCGATGCATTTATCCTCCAATTCATGTACATGTCACCTTGGGAAATGAGGATTTAACTGTTAAG ATGAGTGATCGTGGTGGAGGTGTTCCTATGAGGAAAATTGACAGACTATTCAACTACATGTATTCAACAGCACCACGTCCACGAGTTGAGACATCTCGAGCTACACCTTTG GCTGGATTTGGTTATGGCTTGCCCATATCACGCCTGTATGCACAATACTTCCAAGGAGACCTGAAACTGTATTCTTTAGAAGGTTATGGCACAGATGCAGTTATTTACATAAAG GCCTTATCAACAGAATCAGTGGAAAGACTCCCTGTCTATAATAAATCAGCCTGGAAGCATTATAAAGCAAACCATGAAGCAGATGACTGGTGTGTGCCAAGCAGTGAGCCAAAGGACATGACTACTTTTCGCAGTACATAG